In one Streptomyces sp. NBC_00597 genomic region, the following are encoded:
- a CDS encoding class I SAM-dependent methyltransferase, whose product MSQLSQLSQLQSYERSLLRSRLSLTRQDRPRVFTLGDREWDLFDEVFAPVYSPSTGVALELLGLNEVAPSPRSGSFLEIGCGTGVIAVTAALFGYERVVAADISPSAVENAAVNADRHGVGDRLQALHSDLFSGLREDERFDVVFWSSNYVMGPESYEYKSVHERAYVDTGYQAHRRYLEQAVHWTAPGGRVLLHFSDRGDLAALHELADVSGRELSTVASCRVREGEYGEDMVEHMLLEIKPIQA is encoded by the coding sequence ATGTCACAGCTGTCACAGCTGTCCCAGCTTCAGAGTTACGAGCGGTCGCTGCTCCGCAGCCGCCTGTCCCTGACCCGGCAGGACCGGCCGCGCGTGTTCACGCTCGGCGACCGCGAGTGGGACCTGTTCGACGAGGTCTTCGCCCCCGTCTACTCCCCCTCCACGGGCGTGGCCCTCGAACTGCTCGGCCTCAACGAGGTGGCGCCGAGCCCGCGTTCTGGTTCGTTCCTGGAGATCGGCTGCGGCACCGGCGTGATAGCCGTGACGGCAGCCCTGTTCGGATACGAGCGGGTCGTGGCGGCCGACATCAGCCCCTCCGCCGTGGAGAACGCCGCCGTCAACGCGGACCGGCACGGGGTCGGGGACCGCCTCCAGGCCCTGCACAGCGACCTGTTCTCCGGATTGCGCGAGGACGAGCGGTTCGACGTGGTCTTCTGGAGCTCCAACTATGTGATGGGGCCCGAGAGCTACGAGTACAAGTCGGTGCACGAGCGGGCGTACGTGGACACCGGCTACCAGGCACACCGCCGCTACCTGGAGCAGGCCGTGCACTGGACCGCACCGGGCGGCCGCGTCCTGCTCCACTTCAGCGACCGGGGGGACCTCGCGGCGCTGCACGAGCTGGCGGACGTCAGCGGGCGCGAGCTGTCGACGGTGGCGAGCTGCCGCGTCCGCGAGGGGGAGTACGGAGAGGACATGGTCGAGCACATGCTGCTCGAAATCAAGCCAATCCAGGCCTGA
- a CDS encoding transaldolase family protein, translated as MVSQGAGALLKQLVSEGVSPWLSAQDPREFDAGVRYPTLGTHFHNALAPAGSSLAQLRRACDLLLPVFEVSKGMVGQVSVPVSPRWAHDAKALGAAARALHRSVARRNALVRIPMTPAGLEALTDCLADGIGVHAAMVFSDERYAEVLDAYVAGLERSLSCGRPLGDAPMVASFPVGLFDAEVDARLDGLGVDPGHEVRGAAGLAVARRMYRLREERLSGDWWRVLRANGAPQPRLLWGTGADGGVGALVGWNTALALSVDTLEAAAQKPELTGDTLLNADAEATCALRALDRLGVPAREVAAVLETAGLARLQHSWEIRTGSGLAASPGTGCSSAPAAELP; from the coding sequence GTGGTGAGTCAAGGAGCGGGAGCGCTGCTGAAACAACTGGTGTCCGAGGGGGTCTCGCCGTGGCTGAGCGCGCAGGATCCGAGAGAGTTCGACGCCGGAGTCAGGTATCCGACCCTGGGCACCCACTTCCACAACGCGCTGGCACCGGCGGGTAGTAGCCTGGCCCAGCTCCGCCGGGCCTGCGACCTCCTGCTGCCCGTGTTCGAGGTGAGCAAGGGCATGGTCGGGCAGGTCTCCGTACCGGTGTCACCGCGCTGGGCCCATGACGCGAAGGCCCTGGGCGCCGCCGCCCGCGCTCTGCACCGGTCGGTGGCCCGCCGCAACGCGCTCGTCCGCATCCCCATGACCCCGGCGGGCCTGGAGGCGCTGACCGACTGCCTCGCCGACGGGATCGGGGTGCACGCCGCGATGGTCTTCTCGGACGAGCGGTACGCCGAGGTGCTCGACGCCTACGTCGCCGGGCTGGAGCGGTCCCTGTCCTGCGGCCGGCCGCTCGGCGACGCCCCCATGGTGGCCTCGTTCCCGGTGGGCCTGTTCGACGCGGAGGTCGACGCCCGGCTGGACGGGCTGGGCGTCGACCCCGGCCACGAGGTGCGCGGCGCCGCCGGTCTGGCCGTGGCCCGCAGGATGTACCGGCTGCGCGAGGAACGGCTGTCCGGGGACTGGTGGCGGGTGCTGCGGGCCAACGGTGCCCCGCAGCCGCGACTGCTGTGGGGCACCGGCGCGGACGGCGGGGTGGGCGCCCTGGTGGGCTGGAACACCGCGCTCGCCCTGTCCGTGGACACCCTGGAGGCCGCCGCGCAGAAGCCGGAGCTGACCGGCGACACCCTCCTCAACGCCGACGCGGAGGCGACCTGCGCCCTGCGGGCCCTGGACCGGCTCGGCGTCCCCGCCCGGGAGGTCGCGGCCGTGCTGGAGACGGCGGGACTCGCCCGCCTCCAGCACAGCTGGGAGATCAGGACGGGATCCGGTCTCGCTGCCTCTCCGGGAACCGGGTGTTCGTCAGCGCCAGCAGCGGAGCTGCCTTGA
- a CDS encoding YcxB family protein, whose protein sequence is MHTAGDPVEQPRTDRTAVAEFVYDPAPSDYRRAVRRFTFGTWPGRRGMMVGPVVGLGLAVAISQLKGFSPTESAFVIGAVTLSLFFILPRHLARLARQQYEDMEAYGTCRTEVTEDGMTTAGGPVAEGAPLSSTIDWQAFPWYVETDDLFVLTTSRTRIYFALPKRGAQDPADVDRVRAVLDRHLRRL, encoded by the coding sequence ATGCACACAGCCGGGGACCCCGTAGAGCAGCCGCGGACGGACCGGACGGCGGTCGCCGAGTTCGTCTACGACCCGGCCCCGTCCGACTACCGGAGGGCCGTCCGCCGCTTCACGTTCGGGACCTGGCCGGGACGCCGCGGCATGATGGTGGGGCCGGTCGTGGGACTCGGCCTCGCGGTGGCCATCTCCCAGCTCAAGGGCTTCTCGCCGACCGAGTCGGCCTTCGTGATCGGCGCGGTCACGCTCTCCCTCTTCTTCATCCTCCCGCGGCACCTGGCCCGCCTCGCCCGGCAGCAGTACGAGGACATGGAGGCCTACGGGACCTGCCGGACCGAGGTCACCGAGGACGGGATGACCACCGCGGGCGGACCGGTCGCCGAGGGCGCCCCCCTCAGCAGCACCATCGACTGGCAGGCCTTCCCCTGGTACGTCGAGACGGACGACCTCTTCGTCCTCACGACCAGCCGCACCCGCATCTACTTCGCCCTGCCCAAGCGGGGCGCCCAGGACCCGGCCGACGTCGACCGGGTCCGGGCCGTGCTCGACCGGCATCTGCGCCGGCTCTGA
- the pabB gene encoding aminodeoxychorismate synthase component I, with protein sequence MRTLLVDNYDSFTYNLFHYLAQVNGREPEVVRNDDPHWKIAQLDAFDNVVISPGPGTPRREADFGICAEVIEHSQLPLLGICLGHQGIGHVHGATVDRAPEPRHGRTSPVLHDGTGLFAGLPSPLEVVRYHSLAVTDLPDELAATAWTPDGILMGLRHRSRPMWGVQFHPESICSRYGIELLANFAGLTRAHQAERTDRAPRSPRRAPAPAAAPAGAPAPAAGPAPAAAGAPVRRLRPAVSRLATRWCPETVYDQLFRGNDHAYWLDSSLPGGERGRFSVMGDATGPLARVATADVWSGCVTVESAGGESELVAAPFLEWLDRDLRSLHTELPELPFDFTLGWVGYLGYELKAECGGDLVHRSPVDDATMVFADRALVFDHAENTTYLLALVEGTGEESAAAADAWLIGTGERLAALAGLSLPDPRPTAPSGEISLRHDRGAYLDLIDTCLEEIAAGETYEVCLTNMAEAEASLDPWASYRTLRRTSPAPFAALLQFGELSVLSTSPERFLRVSRDGLVESSPIKGTRPRGATAREEAELIADLLTDEKDRSENLMIVDLVRNDLGRCAVPGSVEAEDLFRVETYATVHQLVSTVRARLRPELSAVDCVRAAFPGGSMTGAPKLRTMQIIDRLEAGPRGVYSGAIGYFSLSGAADLSIVIRTATVTADRVRYGVGGAVVALSDPAAEYEETAVKAAPLLALTNTRFPERQRDRIPS encoded by the coding sequence GTGCGTACGCTTCTTGTAGACAATTACGACTCGTTTACTTATAACCTCTTCCACTATCTGGCCCAGGTCAATGGACGAGAGCCGGAAGTCGTTCGAAATGACGACCCGCACTGGAAGATCGCACAACTCGACGCCTTCGACAACGTCGTCATCTCACCGGGTCCCGGTACTCCGCGCCGGGAAGCCGACTTCGGCATCTGCGCCGAGGTCATCGAGCACTCGCAGCTGCCGCTGCTCGGCATCTGCCTGGGCCACCAGGGGATCGGCCACGTCCACGGCGCCACGGTCGACCGGGCGCCGGAGCCCCGGCACGGCCGCACCTCGCCCGTCCTGCACGACGGCACCGGGCTGTTCGCCGGGCTGCCCTCGCCGCTGGAGGTGGTCCGGTACCACTCGCTCGCCGTGACGGACCTGCCGGACGAGCTCGCAGCCACCGCGTGGACGCCGGACGGCATCCTGATGGGGTTGCGGCACCGGTCGCGGCCGATGTGGGGGGTGCAGTTCCACCCCGAGTCGATTTGCAGTCGGTATGGGATCGAGCTGCTTGCAAATTTCGCCGGGCTGACCCGTGCGCACCAGGCGGAACGCACGGACCGGGCGCCGCGGAGCCCTCGCCGGGCCCCCGCCCCCGCTGCCGCGCCGGCCGGAGCGCCCGCCCCCGCTGCCGGTCCGGCTCCCGCAGCCGCCGGGGCCCCGGTCCGCAGGCTGCGGCCGGCCGTGAGCAGGCTGGCCACCCGCTGGTGCCCCGAGACGGTCTACGACCAGCTCTTCCGGGGCAACGACCACGCCTACTGGCTGGACAGCAGCCTGCCCGGCGGCGAACGCGGCCGGTTCTCGGTCATGGGCGACGCCACCGGCCCGCTCGCCCGCGTCGCGACCGCCGACGTGTGGAGCGGGTGCGTCACCGTCGAGTCGGCGGGCGGGGAGAGCGAGCTGGTCGCCGCTCCCTTCCTGGAGTGGCTCGACCGCGACCTGCGCTCCCTGCACACCGAACTCCCCGAGCTGCCCTTCGACTTCACGCTCGGCTGGGTCGGCTACCTCGGCTACGAGCTGAAGGCCGAATGCGGCGGCGACCTCGTGCACCGCTCGCCCGTCGACGACGCCACCATGGTCTTCGCCGACCGCGCCCTGGTCTTCGACCACGCCGAGAACACCACGTACCTGCTCGCGCTGGTGGAGGGGACCGGGGAGGAGTCCGCCGCCGCGGCCGACGCCTGGCTCATCGGCACGGGGGAACGGCTCGCCGCGCTCGCCGGCCTGAGCCTGCCGGATCCCCGGCCGACCGCCCCGAGCGGGGAGATCAGCCTGCGCCACGACCGCGGCGCCTACCTGGACCTCATCGACACCTGCTTGGAGGAGATCGCCGCGGGCGAGACGTACGAGGTCTGCCTGACCAACATGGCCGAGGCCGAGGCCAGCCTCGACCCCTGGGCCTCCTACCGCACCCTGCGCCGCACCAGCCCGGCGCCGTTCGCCGCGCTGCTCCAGTTCGGCGAGCTGTCCGTGCTCAGCACCTCGCCCGAGCGGTTCCTGCGGGTCTCGCGCGACGGGCTCGTCGAGTCGTCCCCCATCAAGGGCACCCGGCCGCGCGGCGCCACCGCGCGGGAGGAGGCGGAGCTGATCGCGGACCTGCTGACCGACGAGAAGGACCGCTCCGAGAACCTGATGATCGTCGACCTGGTCCGCAACGACCTCGGCCGGTGCGCGGTACCCGGCTCGGTCGAGGCCGAGGACCTGTTCCGGGTCGAGACGTACGCCACCGTCCACCAACTGGTGAGCACCGTACGGGCGCGCCTGCGACCGGAGCTGTCGGCAGTGGACTGCGTACGCGCCGCCTTCCCCGGCGGTTCCATGACCGGTGCCCCCAAGCTCCGCACGATGCAGATCATCGACCGGCTGGAAGCCGGCCCGCGCGGGGTGTACTCGGGCGCCATCGGCTACTTCTCGCTGTCCGGCGCCGCGGACCTGAGCATCGTGATCCGCACCGCCACGGTCACGGCCGACCGGGTCCGGTACGGGGTCGGCGGGGCCGTGGTGGCCCTGTCCGACCCGGCGGCCGAGTACGAGGAGACGGCCGTCAAGGCAGCTCCGCTGCTGGCGCTGACGAACACCCGGTTCCCGGAGAGGCAGCGAGACCGGATCCCGTCCTGA
- a CDS encoding PPOX class F420-dependent oxidoreductase — protein MTIVLNETVRKLLDSPHPAVLSTLNPDGSPQSSVVWVTRDGSDVLVSTEQGRRKERNIARDARVGLTVFDTANPFVYVEIRGTATLTEDAGRAVAVRIAEEYMGPGAGKEYAEAPAEDVRVVVRITPSKVLGNAAKATG, from the coding sequence ATGACCATTGTGCTGAACGAGACGGTTCGCAAGCTGCTCGACTCCCCGCATCCGGCGGTGCTCTCCACCCTCAACCCCGACGGCAGTCCGCAGAGTTCGGTGGTCTGGGTGACCCGGGACGGCAGCGACGTGCTGGTCTCCACCGAGCAGGGCCGCCGCAAGGAGCGGAACATCGCCAGGGACGCGCGCGTCGGGCTGACCGTCTTCGACACCGCCAACCCGTTCGTCTACGTCGAGATCCGCGGTACGGCCACCCTCACCGAGGACGCGGGCCGCGCGGTCGCCGTCCGCATCGCCGAGGAGTACATGGGCCCGGGCGCCGGCAAGGAGTACGCCGAGGCCCCGGCCGAGGACGTCCGCGTCGTCGTCCGCATCACCCCGTCCAAGGTGCTCGGCAACGCCGCGAAGGCGACCGGCTGA
- a CDS encoding 3-deoxy-7-phosphoheptulonate synthase → MYGVARWKSLPAGQQPVWPDEDALENARAELADSPALVRREDVEDLRALLAAASRGEVQVVQGGDCAEDPAECTPGYVARKAALLDVLAGVMKTRSLKPVIRVGRLAGQFGKPRSNPTETVAGVELPVYRGHMVNSPEPDPELRRPDPQRLVAGYQAASGAMASLGWHGEGRPSAAEAPVWTSHEALLLDYEGPMLRTQPDGSVLLTSTHWPWMGERTRELDGAHVELFATIANPVATKVGPKMTPTELVELCGRLDPRREPGRLTLISRMGQGAAAEKLPELVRAVREAGHPVLWMCDPMHGNTVSAPGGIKTRYVETVVREVEEFQKAVVDNGGVAAGLHLETTPDQVHECVSDEYHVDELGEKYTSFCDPRLNSEQAIEVASAWRG, encoded by the coding sequence ATGTACGGTGTTGCACGCTGGAAATCATTGCCCGCGGGCCAGCAGCCCGTTTGGCCGGATGAAGACGCCCTGGAGAATGCCAGGGCCGAACTCGCGGACTCGCCCGCACTCGTTCGTCGGGAGGACGTCGAAGACCTTCGCGCCCTGCTCGCCGCGGCGTCGCGGGGCGAGGTGCAGGTCGTCCAGGGCGGCGACTGCGCGGAGGACCCCGCGGAGTGCACCCCCGGCTATGTGGCGCGCAAGGCGGCGCTCCTCGACGTGCTGGCCGGTGTCATGAAGACGCGTTCGCTCAAGCCCGTCATCCGGGTGGGCCGGCTGGCCGGGCAGTTCGGCAAGCCCCGCTCCAACCCGACGGAGACGGTGGCCGGGGTCGAGCTGCCCGTCTACCGCGGACACATGGTCAACAGCCCGGAACCGGACCCCGAGCTGCGCCGACCGGACCCGCAGCGCCTCGTCGCCGGCTATCAGGCGGCCTCGGGGGCCATGGCCTCCCTCGGCTGGCACGGCGAGGGCCGCCCCTCCGCGGCCGAGGCCCCGGTGTGGACCAGCCACGAGGCGCTCCTGCTCGACTACGAGGGCCCGATGCTGCGCACGCAGCCGGACGGCTCGGTGCTGCTGACGTCGACGCACTGGCCGTGGATGGGCGAGCGCACCCGCGAGCTGGACGGCGCCCACGTCGAGCTCTTCGCGACGATCGCCAACCCGGTCGCCACCAAGGTCGGCCCGAAGATGACCCCGACCGAGCTGGTGGAGCTGTGCGGGCGGCTCGACCCGCGGCGCGAGCCGGGCCGGCTCACGTTGATCTCCCGGATGGGGCAGGGCGCGGCCGCCGAGAAGCTGCCGGAGCTGGTCCGGGCGGTCCGCGAGGCCGGGCACCCGGTGCTGTGGATGTGCGACCCGATGCACGGAAATACCGTGAGCGCGCCCGGTGGAATCAAGACCCGTTACGTCGAAACCGTCGTACGTGAGGTCGAGGAATTCCAGAAGGCCGTGGTCGACAACGGCGGGGTGGCGGCCGGACTCCACCTGGAAACGACTCCGGACCAGGTCCACGAATGCGTTTCCGACGAATACCACGTGGACGAGCTGGGTGAGAAGTACACCTCGTTCTGCGACCCGCGCCTCAATTCCGAGCAGGCCATCGAAGTCGCCTCCGCCTGGCGCGGCTGA
- a CDS encoding DUF1266 domain-containing protein has translation MGTWTAPSAIERELYEAKSAGAWDRFLDVLARSELFLPQVRAQVDAEPTHARFHPVGHSLPVYTAGMLPVPTPETVFVRQRLSWFAGVWERHDPAYLAVNPGSPAEAYLTTGPADLARWRAHSDAATGWGLAVGEVHALHVGGPLHGPVARGLAVGAHLAVANGEFWNALAYHGSGYVRERERLRGWWGITTREEWLDVLHRMLNAEIVSPVWEFVLRVRRILASDFAGPVDVEHWRHAAEASLRRSAERAAEPQLTPDGVTVAQPRPTAEVEGEIAGVQRLIGRIARYEQRFRADGLLPEEGYVRSVEGWDIGRASQMARWGLGARYGTLEEAERAVLRAGEVAGETYRSWAEFSAGYLLGRCLHFDEEEFGEWYDSSLATHLTLTGEPASPWLNIPWK, from the coding sequence ATGGGGACCTGGACCGCACCGAGCGCCATAGAACGAGAGCTGTACGAGGCCAAGAGCGCCGGCGCGTGGGACCGGTTCCTCGATGTGCTCGCCCGCTCCGAGCTGTTCCTCCCGCAGGTCCGCGCACAGGTCGACGCCGAGCCCACGCACGCCCGGTTCCACCCGGTCGGCCACAGCCTGCCCGTGTACACCGCCGGGATGCTGCCCGTCCCCACTCCCGAGACCGTGTTCGTGCGCCAGCGCCTGTCCTGGTTCGCGGGCGTCTGGGAACGCCACGACCCGGCGTACCTGGCGGTGAACCCCGGCAGCCCCGCCGAGGCCTACCTGACCACGGGCCCCGCCGATCTGGCGCGCTGGCGGGCCCACTCGGACGCCGCGACCGGCTGGGGCCTGGCCGTCGGCGAGGTGCACGCCCTGCACGTCGGCGGGCCCTTGCACGGGCCGGTCGCCCGCGGACTCGCCGTCGGCGCCCATCTCGCCGTGGCCAACGGGGAGTTCTGGAACGCGCTGGCCTACCACGGCAGCGGCTACGTCCGCGAGCGCGAACGCCTGCGCGGGTGGTGGGGCATCACCACCCGCGAGGAGTGGCTCGACGTCCTGCACCGCATGTTGAACGCCGAGATCGTCAGCCCCGTCTGGGAGTTCGTCCTGCGCGTCCGCCGGATCCTCGCCTCCGACTTCGCCGGGCCGGTCGACGTCGAACACTGGCGGCACGCCGCCGAGGCCAGTCTGCGCCGCAGCGCCGAACGGGCCGCCGAGCCGCAGCTCACCCCCGACGGGGTCACGGTCGCACAGCCGCGCCCCACCGCCGAGGTCGAGGGCGAGATCGCCGGGGTGCAGCGCCTCATCGGCCGCATCGCCCGGTACGAGCAGCGTTTCCGGGCCGACGGGCTGCTCCCCGAGGAGGGGTACGTGCGCTCCGTCGAGGGCTGGGACATCGGCCGGGCCTCCCAGATGGCCCGCTGGGGACTCGGCGCCCGCTACGGCACCCTGGAGGAGGCGGAGCGCGCCGTGCTCCGGGCCGGCGAGGTGGCCGGCGAGACGTACCGCTCCTGGGCGGAGTTCTCCGCCGGGTACCTGCTCGGCCGGTGCCTGCACTTCGACGAGGAGGAGTTCGGCGAGTGGTACGACAGCTCCCTCGCCACCCACCTGACGCTGACGGGCGAGCCCGCCAGTCCCTGGCTCAACATCCCCTGGAAGTAG
- a CDS encoding transposase: protein MSAPSLERLETLSSRFVPDLVVDELCTELFASLPRSDQRRKGEVYLRGLLKAEGRKSIRNIAAHVGDRAAEQSLHHFVVSSTWDWGPVRAALARYLERALRPRAWVVQPVVISKAGTESVGVARRFVPERGQMVNSQVAFGVWSVGEDQSCPVNWRLALTQKWRDSVGPLSPNVHESELATTPLECAAGAVEELRDWVGQSRRPVVFDLPDVDPAAVARRFGPVGMHFVASARGSLRVRCVDPVLPSSGNRELAAHQLLLMARTLRRPVTWVDPVTLQQRTTLVVGVRVELPQAPRPLLLFGEWNDPRGWPEQCWISDMTQAPPGGLLRLAKRAQNVEADFANVSQKVGLTDFGGRSFGGWHRHTTLASAAHAVRMLTERSVDR, encoded by the coding sequence ATGAGCGCACCGAGTCTCGAACGTTTGGAGACCCTGAGCAGCCGGTTCGTACCGGACCTGGTCGTGGACGAGCTCTGCACCGAGCTGTTCGCCTCGCTGCCGCGCAGCGACCAGCGACGCAAGGGGGAGGTGTACCTGCGCGGCCTGCTCAAGGCCGAGGGGCGCAAGTCGATACGCAACATCGCGGCGCACGTCGGCGACCGGGCGGCCGAGCAGAGCCTGCACCACTTCGTGGTGTCGTCGACCTGGGACTGGGGTCCGGTGCGCGCCGCCCTCGCCCGGTACCTGGAACGTGCGCTGCGCCCCCGCGCCTGGGTCGTGCAGCCGGTGGTGATCTCCAAGGCCGGCACGGAGTCCGTCGGGGTCGCCCGCCGCTTCGTGCCCGAGCGGGGCCAGATGGTCAACAGCCAGGTGGCGTTCGGCGTGTGGTCCGTCGGCGAGGACCAGAGCTGCCCGGTGAACTGGCGGCTCGCACTCACCCAGAAGTGGCGCGACAGCGTCGGCCCCCTCTCCCCGAACGTCCACGAGTCGGAACTGGCCACCACCCCCCTCGAATGCGCCGCCGGAGCCGTCGAGGAGCTGCGCGACTGGGTCGGGCAGAGCCGTCGCCCGGTGGTGTTCGACCTGCCCGACGTCGATCCGGCCGCGGTGGCGCGCCGGTTCGGCCCGGTCGGGATGCACTTCGTGGCGTCGGCCCGCGGCTCGCTGCGGGTCCGCTGCGTGGATCCGGTCCTGCCGAGCAGCGGCAACCGCGAGCTCGCCGCCCATCAGCTGCTGCTGATGGCCCGAACCCTGCGCCGCCCGGTGACCTGGGTGGACCCGGTGACCCTCCAGCAGCGCACCACGCTGGTCGTCGGCGTACGGGTGGAGCTGCCGCAGGCACCCCGTCCGCTGCTGCTCTTCGGCGAGTGGAACGACCCGCGGGGCTGGCCCGAGCAGTGCTGGATCAGCGATATGACGCAGGCGCCGCCCGGCGGGCTGCTGCGGCTCGCGAAGCGGGCGCAGAACGTCGAGGCGGACTTCGCGAACGTCTCGCAGAAGGTGGGGCTCACCGATTTCGGCGGCCGTTCCTTCGGCGGCTGGCACCGGCACACCACCTTGGCCTCCGCCGCGCACGCGGTCCGCATGCTCACCGAGCGCTCCGTCGACCGCTAG
- a CDS encoding helix-turn-helix domain-containing protein — translation MVDHAYEMLELLNREAPAAAFDDVVRKARESGLSGDALAQLTRARDQSLGIRALFVRRQQREAGLAALVDTARDLTLPYDLDELLKVITRRARLLLGLDMAWVSFDDLEEQCSRVRSADGHASALTIGFAIPLTGGGVGKRAADGSAPFWSADYMNDKTFQHSPVIDEVVQAEGLHAVMAVPLRHAGTALGALYVADRNIRHFTPDEVSLMSSLADLATVAIEKARLLEQTRYEVVELEQDTSRALDSSTTARLLRETHGRLLDLVLQGGGLGRLAAEAVKGLDGTLLVRDAAGRNLACPGGEPPVLNEAEVRTVLLDAHTDRQPRSTGDGVWIASVAAGDEMLGTLILSCAEPVTDRQVQLLALTAQVTAVVLLMEQGMAAAEGHMRDEFFHDLLRGTSLSPVQIAEQSRRLALNLDEPHVIVIARPEGGVQGRVVAWAASYANRHHGLKSVDGDVVVLLLPGTEAGAIARTASRELSEVLGKPVTAGSAGPVDDPAGIVHMYQEARRVLDAVAALTGAGSTASPEELGFLGVLLSEKPNIAGFINETIGPVLDYDDQQYTELIRTMEAYFASANSPSRAAESLHVHPNTVSRRLERITEILGEDWQKPTQALQVQLALQLQRTRQALNKKAPRTGQPRQIIG, via the coding sequence GTGGTTGACCACGCTTACGAAATGCTGGAACTGCTGAACAGAGAGGCGCCTGCGGCTGCCTTCGACGACGTGGTCCGCAAAGCGCGTGAGTCCGGCCTGTCCGGGGACGCCCTCGCCCAGCTGACCAGGGCCAGGGACCAGAGTCTCGGCATCCGGGCGCTCTTCGTTCGCCGCCAGCAGCGCGAGGCCGGCCTCGCCGCACTCGTGGACACCGCACGCGACCTGACCCTGCCGTACGACCTCGACGAACTCCTGAAGGTGATCACCCGCCGGGCCCGGCTGCTCCTCGGGCTCGACATGGCCTGGGTGAGCTTCGACGACCTCGAAGAGCAGTGCTCCCGGGTCCGTTCGGCCGACGGCCACGCCTCCGCGCTGACCATCGGGTTCGCCATCCCGCTGACCGGCGGGGGCGTCGGCAAGCGCGCCGCGGACGGCTCCGCCCCGTTCTGGTCGGCCGATTACATGAACGACAAAACCTTCCAGCACAGCCCCGTCATCGACGAGGTGGTGCAGGCCGAGGGCCTGCACGCTGTCATGGCCGTCCCGCTGCGGCACGCCGGCACCGCCCTGGGGGCCCTGTACGTGGCGGACCGCAACATCCGGCACTTCACACCGGACGAAGTGTCGCTGATGAGTTCGCTCGCCGACCTCGCGACCGTTGCGATCGAAAAGGCCCGGCTGCTGGAGCAGACCCGGTACGAGGTGGTGGAGCTGGAGCAGGACACCTCCCGCGCCCTGGATTCCTCCACCACCGCCCGCCTGCTCCGCGAGACCCACGGCCGGCTGCTCGACCTGGTGCTCCAGGGCGGCGGTCTCGGCCGCCTGGCCGCCGAGGCGGTCAAGGGCCTCGACGGCACCCTCCTCGTACGGGACGCGGCCGGCCGCAACCTCGCCTGCCCCGGCGGCGAACCCCCCGTACTGAACGAGGCGGAGGTCCGCACCGTCCTGCTGGACGCGCACACCGACCGGCAGCCGCGCAGCACGGGCGACGGGGTGTGGATCGCCTCGGTCGCCGCCGGCGACGAGATGCTGGGCACGCTGATCCTGTCCTGCGCGGAGCCCGTCACCGACCGCCAGGTCCAGCTCCTCGCGCTCACCGCCCAGGTCACCGCCGTGGTGCTGCTGATGGAGCAGGGCATGGCCGCCGCCGAGGGCCACATGCGGGACGAGTTCTTCCACGACCTGCTGCGCGGCACTTCGTTGTCCCCGGTACAGATCGCGGAGCAGAGCCGCCGCCTCGCGCTGAACCTCGACGAGCCCCACGTCATCGTGATCGCCCGGCCCGAAGGCGGGGTCCAGGGCCGCGTGGTCGCCTGGGCCGCCTCGTACGCCAACCGCCACCACGGCCTCAAGAGCGTGGACGGCGACGTCGTGGTGCTGCTGCTGCCCGGCACCGAGGCCGGGGCCATCGCCCGTACGGCGTCCAGGGAACTCTCCGAGGTGCTCGGCAAGCCCGTCACGGCCGGCTCCGCCGGTCCCGTGGACGATCCGGCCGGCATCGTCCACATGTACCAGGAGGCCCGCCGGGTCCTGGACGCGGTCGCGGCGCTCACCGGCGCCGGCAGCACCGCCTCCCCCGAGGAACTGGGCTTCCTCGGCGTCCTCCTCTCGGAGAAGCCGAACATCGCGGGGTTCATCAACGAGACCATCGGTCCCGTCCTGGACTACGACGACCAGCAGTACACCGAACTGATCCGCACCATGGAGGCGTACTTCGCCTCGGCCAACAGCCCCTCCCGGGCGGCCGAGTCCCTGCACGTCCACCCCAACACGGTCTCGCGCCGGCTGGAGCGCATCACCGAGATCCTCGGCGAGGACTGGCAGAAGCCGACCCAGGCCCTCCAGGTACAACTGGCCCTCCAGCTCCAGCGGACCCGCCAGGCCCTGAACAAGAAGGCCCCCCGCACCGGCCAGCCGCGGCAGATCATCGGCTAG